The Pecten maximus chromosome 12, xPecMax1.1, whole genome shotgun sequence genome includes a region encoding these proteins:
- the LOC117339995 gene encoding palmitoyltransferase ZDHHC16B-like, with protein sequence MARIQWKIRELPWRLKMIMGTFISWIKLLHMTLYYNHFTSFSVALETSLEPVFWFVDKFAKYLGPIFMTMVIFLTTSVVAIFYTCLLPHVYAQSTSRTIFHLVFGHWLLINIVFNYIMAAFTNPGTPPIEIPETVSICRKCIAPKPPRTHHCSVCDKCILKMDHHCPWLNNCVGFYTHRFFFLFCCYMFCGALYVCFTGYDVFTEHFYGKTPYPFPAVLYPLNLAYDVINKTLTSTTPMAHSNYNLEVTHERQNYHLAVIFEFLVCSAVAIAILGLILWHFRMISRGETNIEIHINKKERERLKKQGIAFRNPYDFGFVENWRIFFGIEKGTGRSFVRHILFPSSHQPTGDGLTWPHEIYRGDRVLQLL encoded by the exons ATGGCCAGAATTCAATGGAAAATCCGTGAACTTCCATGGAGACTCAAAATGATCATGGGCACATTCATTTCCTGGATAAAGCTTCTCCATATGACACTGTATTACAACCACTTTACATCGTTTTCAGTAGCTCTGGAAACTTCTCTAGAACCTGTATTCTGGTTTGTGGATAAATTTGCCAAATATTTAGGACCA ATTTTTATGACAATGGTGATATTCCTGACAACATCTGTGGTGgcaatattttatacatgtttgCTTCCTCATGTGTATGCCCAGAGTACGAGCCGCACCATTTTCCACCTGGTGTTCGGTCACTGGCTGCTGATCAACATTGTCTTTAACTACATCATGGCTGCTTTCACAAACCCCGGAACTCCTCCAATA GAAATTCCTGAGACAGTTTCTATATGCAGGAAATGCATTGCTCCCAAACCTCCACGGACACATCACTGCAGCGTTTGTGATAAGTGTATACTCAAGATGGATCATCATTGTC CCTGGCTGAACAATTGTGTTGGATTTTACACACATCGTTTCTTCTTCCTCTTCTGTTGTTACATGTTCTGTGGGGCGCTTTACGTCTGTTTCACTGGATACGATGTGTTTACTGAACACTTCTATGGTAAAACG CCCTATCCATTCCCAGCTGTGCTGTACCCTTTGAACTTAGCCTATGATGtcattaacaaaacattaacatcA ACAACTCCAATGGCTCACAGTAACTATAACCTAGAGGTCACCCATGAGCGTCAGAACTACCACTTGGCGGTCATCTTTGAATTTCTGGTGTGTTCTGCTGTGGCTATAGCAATCCTCGGACTCATCCTGTGGCATTTCCGGATGATAAGTCGTGGGGAAACCAACATAGAGATACATATCAACAAGAAAGAAAGAGAGCGGCTCAAAAAGCAAGGAATT GCATTTAGAAATCCATATGATTTTGGTTTTGTTGAAAATTGGAGGATTTTCTTTGGAATAGAAAAAGGAACAGGCAG GTCCTTTGTGAGACATATACTTTTCCCCTCCAGTCATCAACCGACAGGTGATGGCTTGACATGGCCCCACGAGATTTACCGGGGTGACCGGGTCCTCCAACTTTTATGA
- the LOC117339583 gene encoding uncharacterized protein LOC117339583 has protein sequence MFASPGKRKYPFMNQEICHQTANVQHRILADSQYFLPKRVCTGNQDSTNQVRLTTIREEMFNSMQTSHTKMSVNQPSASPLIHGQTTDDCSMEISSDDQHYVNNNLNNNNNNSICESNRQKTARCARCEAGQGGHFQHIFH, from the exons ATGTTTGCGTCTCCGGGAAAAAGGAAATATCCATTCATGAATCAGGAGATCTGTCACCAAACTGCAAATGTTCAACACCGTATCTTGGCGGATTCACAATATTTTTTACCG AAAAGAGTCTGCACTGGTAACCAGGACAGTACAAACCAAGTACGCCTAACAACAATCCGGGAAGAAATGTTCAACTCAATGCAAACAAGTCACACCAAGATGTCTGTAAATCAACCTTCAGCATCACCACTTATTCATGGACAAACTACAGATGACTGTTCAATGGAG ATAAGTTCTGATGATCAGCATTATGTAAATAATAAtcttaacaacaacaacaacaacagtatTTGTGAGAGCAACAGGCAAAAGACTGCAAGGTGTGCACGCTGTGAGGCAGGTCAAGGG GGTCATTTTCAACACATATTTCACTGA